One window of the Pyxicephalus adspersus chromosome 5, UCB_Pads_2.0, whole genome shotgun sequence genome contains the following:
- the DLEC1 gene encoding LOW QUALITY PROTEIN: deleted in lung and esophageal cancer protein 1 (The sequence of the model RefSeq protein was modified relative to this genomic sequence to represent the inferred CDS: substituted 1 base at 1 genomic stop codon), with translation MSTEEDLKSVTLSPDPAMYRPRPSSEKTQDISHLLTSLFKNVYTGEIIGKDTGANLIRSKGGDNPHHQKFVEELQQIHAEYDRRMAEYDMVERHIIQARARATAEEERMLNCLKNEADNMYQNLGLPPVESCFRWCVDNDLLRKHNLIAPEDYITDVHPHSKAPKGFPEPSYSKETYSFHQHISRSPVDDGYYDPSAPDTEIKGFIEASSSSLTLSSTCDAEEQSQRKSSKKSTQSKKRLRKTEMSAEDREAQRAQLAQLERRHNFLKNPRFLPPNSLHGGRSLILPSKKREALISGRKRVIEEHDPNEPVPVFLANPPVIIFPEYEIGQIYEMTVELRNMTASSRHVRIIPPSTPYFSVGLGKFPGEGGIVAPGMSCHYTVRFVPDSLADFEDFILVESQAPYPVLVPIEARRPPPILTLPQILDCGPCLVGGVKVFQCLCRNEGLSRGRFCIMPKSVWPPANFRRMATGGFVEQAPFGIHPAMFELYPGQETVIEVVFFPTSAETYSQVFTIVCDNCQVKDLTLTGYGQLVGLELVSVSEDKGTSCPSEPTDVKAEHLITFPSTNLHSMMQKCIVIRNTTHVELPFYWQIMKPQALQPGEAVDMGKIENYVDPNTAFIISPVQGILKPHEDHTFTVMYTPSELIEYHSVAQMVLRDIPVKASTNKHPIGIAELDPALNDVIVFDLEFKGTTEPFHIVLEPYAIIFSGENFIDTTMRKKFIMWNNSKSSIQFEWDNITAPNIIQVEPHNGTIETSKFCEFELIFTGTQTGFFTENVNCHILHSSEPVVLHVEAKFKGPVVSIAIPSLDLGLIKLGDKILSTFTIENLSPLAANWKMCESRACLMDRGKEESPFFITPSSGMLAPLGTAQVSVLFKPLTCQRLKTVLELNVENGEGSYLPVVADVQVPQVCLLSSCLVFAEIYVGVPAQSTVKLFNQGRLPASFSWEEINSHPKIYSATVTPSSGMLGPNEEAEMCVTLTLHTLGEMNDIALCCRVEDMKDPLILNIKAKAQGLHITYSLPTGKESLKDATPSCPEELMLDFGSEVVLQSTVQRTLLLTNHTGISAPFSIQAAYFTGCPLPQVSASTNSTVSILQRMPRFSEQAARRAEADKRAVILSDHKGAAFIAQPSVGVLGPFQQISIDVTAFNNMWGEYSDQLVCTVGDLRSKEIPIXMTVKGCPLYFQMTGPRPECQTEGPTLRFGTHVSGGDTISRCLRINNPSPFDIRLDWETYNREENNSKLVDLVLLYGDPFPLKDIDGNEIMGSSLDIPESGSSFQDWDKIPSTSGSTSSVSLRSPSHINGVEQSAEAEEDVCGNHDNQERGFSPEHKLISVILRPHEGVASDYPYCITPRQTIVPAGGYSSIHVSFTPLMLSGVTKKVECSGYALGFLSLDDKAAILVPGKVKRQHGYGVEPIKMELQAFVKPALLTVEVEDDDEEGLVFYSVASDLIPDRKTSSILTDIETNRNLKLINCTETPLYFRLLLSKPFAVSTTDPNKYVRTSQSDREERGGQMVLHPQQNTLVKVSFCTTLELLTYQHLPEDQMLPGVKLLQSENGERRLHFSQQLLIEYSNKSTQQVALSAYITVPVLQLSSYTVDFGTCFVGQTRTREVFLLNKSGSKSYWTALLDKRERHSNREVFSISPTSGVLDAHVSHTSGSKEMLLVTFTARTNIDYETSVTVHGMLGEKPQRLIVRGRGSYDEKYEVLFNA, from the exons gacATTTCCCATTTGTTGACAAGccttttcaaaaatgtatatactggaGAAATCATTGGTAAAGATACAGGAGCGAACCTGATCCGGTCAAAGGGAGGTGACAACCCTCATCATCAGAAGTTTGTGGAGGAGCTGCAGCAG ATTCATGCAGAATATGATCGCAGAATGGCAGAGTATGATATGGTGGAGCGCCACATCATTCAAGCACGAGCACGAGCCACAGCAGAGGAGGAACGAATGCTCAACTGCCTGAAGAATGAAGCAGATAATATGTACCAAAACCTGGGTTTACCTCCTG TTGAGTCATGCTTCAGATGGTGTGTTGATAATGATCTGCTCAGAAAACATAACCTCATTGCTCCTGAAGACTACATCACTGATGTTCATCCCCATAGCAAGGCTCCTAAAG GCTTCCCAGAGCCCTCATATTCCAAAGAGACATATAGTTTTCATCAACACATTTCCAGAAGCCCTGTGGATGATGGCTACTATGATCCATCAGCTCCAGACACAGAAATAAAGGGATTTATAGAAGCCTCTTCCTCTAGCTTAACATTATCATCTACCTGTGATGCTGAAGAACAAAGTCAGAGGAAGTCAAGTAAG AAATCTACACAATCAAAAAAGAGATTACGAAAGACAGAGATGAGTGCTGAAGACAGGGAGGCTCAACGTGCTCAGTTGGCACAACTAGAGAGGAGGCACAATTTCCTGAAAAACCCACGCTTTTTACCACCAAACAGCCTGCATGGAGGACGGTCTTTGATTCTACCTTCGAAGAAAAGAGAAGCATTAATATCTGGAAGAAAAAGAGTGATTGAAGAACA TGATCCAAATGAGCCAGTTCCAGTATTTCTAGCTAACCCACCTGTTATCATCTTCCCAGAATATGAGATTGGACAGATATATGAA ATGACAGTGGAGTTGAGGAATATGACAGCATCAAGTCGTCATGTAAGGATCATCCCTCCTTCCACACCATATTTCTCTGTTGGGCTTG GGAAATTTCCTGGAGAGGGTGGAATTGTAGCACCCGGTATGAGCTGTCATTATACAGTGCGGTTTGTTCCTGATTCTCTAGCTGACTTTGAAGATTTTATATTAGTGGAGTCACAAGCACCATATCCTGTTTTAGTCCCTATTGAAGCAAGGAGACCACCTCCAATACTGACAT TGCCCCAGATTCTGGACTGTGGTCCGTGCCTAGTCGGAGGAGTAAAGGTCTTTCAATGTCTCTGCAGGAATGAGGGGCTGAGCCGTGGACGTTTCTGCATTATGCCTAAAAGTGTATGGCCTCCAGCAAACTTTAGA CGTATGGCAACCGGAGGATTTGTTGAGCAAGCACCCTTCGGAATTCACCCAGCCATGTTCGAACTGTATCCTGGACAGGAAACTGTTATTGAG gttgtttttttccccacatctGCGGAGACTTACAGCCAAGTTTTCACTATTGTCTGTGATAACTGTCAGGTCAAGGACCTCACACTAACAG GATACGGACAGCTTGTGGGCTTAGAGCTGGTGTCTGTCAGTGAAGATAAAGGTACTTCATGTCCTAGTGAACCTACTGATGTCAAAGCTGAACATTTAATAACTTTCCCCAGTACAAATTTACATTCCATGATGCAGAAGTGCATTGTCATTAGAAACACAAC GCATGTGGAGCTTCCCTTCTACTGGCAGATTATGAAGCCACAAGCTTTACAACCAGGAGAAGCTGTAGATATGGGGAAGATTGAGAACTATGTTGATCCAAACACAGCTTTCATAATTAGCCCTGTGCAAGGTATCCTGAAGCCTCATGAAGACCACACATTCACAGTGATGTACACTCCTAGTGAG ctaaTCGAATATCATAGTGTGGCTCAGATGGTGTTAAGAGACATTCCAGTAAAAGCAAG tacaaataaacATCCAATAGGCATTGCAGAACTGGATCCTGCACTGAATGATGTCATTGTCTTCGATTTGGAATTTAAAGGGACTACAGAGCCATTTCATATAGTTCTGGAGCCATATGCAATTATCTTTTCTGGAGAAAATTTTATTGACACTACTATGAGGAAGAAGTTTATT ATGTGGAATAACAGCAAATCCTCTATTCAGTTTGAGTGGGATAACATCACAGCTCCAAACATCATTCAAGTCGAGCCTCACAATGGGACCATAG AGACCAGTAAGTTTTGTGAATTTGAACTGATCTTTACTGGAACACAGACTGGATTCTTTACAGAGAATGTGAATTGCCACATTTTACATTCTTCAGAGCCCGTGGTGTTACACGTGGAAGCCAaatttaag GGTCCAGTAGTTTCAATAGCCATTCCATCACTTGACCTAGGACTCATAAAGCTAGGGGATAAAATTCTTAGCACCTTTACCATTGAAAACCTGAGTCCATTGGCTGCAAACTGGAAGATGTGTGAAAGCAGAGCCTGTCTTATGGACAGAGGAAAAGAG GAGTCCCCATTTTTCATTACTCCAAGTAGTGGAATGTTAGCCCCTCTGGGTACAGCACAGGTTTCAGTCCTGTTTAAGCCTTTGACCTGTCAGAGACTCAAGACTGTTTTGGAATTGAATGTGGAGAACGGTGAAGGGAG CTACTTGCCAGTTGTTGCAGATGTGCAGGTTCCCCAGGTTTGTCTGCTTTCCAGCTGCTTAGTGTTTGCTGAGATCTATGTTGGAGTCCCAGCTCAGTCTACAGTAAAGCTGTTCAACCAAGGGCGTCTTCCAGCATCTTTTTCATGGGAGgag ATAAATAGTCATCCCAAGATATATTCGGCCACAGTAACACCGTCAAGTGGTATGTTAGGGCCTAATGAAGAGGCTGAGATGTGTGTGACTCTGACACTTCATACATTG GGTGAAATGAATGACATAGCTTTGTGCTGCCGAGTGGAAGACATGAAGGATCCtctgattttaaatataaaagcaaaagccCAAGGATTGCATATCACCTACTCCCTGCCTACAGGAAAAGAGAG TTTAAAAGATGCAACTCCCTCCTGTCCAGAAGAACTTATGTTGGACTTTGGTTCAGAGGTGGTTCTGCAAAGCACAGTGCAACGGACACTACTACTTACCAATCACACTGGAATATCTGCTCCATTTTCAATACAGGCAGCATACTTTACTGGTTGTCCACTTCCACAGGTGTCAGCCAGCACAAA ttcaactGTATCCATCTTGCAACGGATGCCCAGGTTTTCAGAGCAGGCAGCCAGAAGAGCAGAAGCTG ATAAGAGGGCAGTAATATTATCTGATCATAAAGGAGCTGCTTTTATTGCTCAGCCAAGCGTGGGAGTACTTGGACCTTTCCAGCAGATATCCATTGATGTGACTGCTTTTAACAATATGTGGGGAGAATATTCAGATCAGCTTGTCTGTACG GTTGGAGACCTAAGATCTAAGGAGATTCCTATATAAATGACTGTAAAGGGGTGCCCCCTATACTTCCAAATGACAGGGCCAAGACCGGAATGCCAGACGGAAGGACCCACATTAAG GTTTGGGACACATGTATCTGGTGGAGACACCATTTCACGCTGTCTGCGTATTAACAATCCAAGTCCTTTTG ACATCCGACTAGATTGGGAGACATACAACCGAGAAGAAAACAACTCTAAACTTGTAGACCTTGTGCTGTTGTATGGAGACCCCTTCCCACTGAAGGACATAGATGGGAATGAAATTATGGGCTCCAGTTTGGATATCCCAGAAAGTGGAAGCTCATTTCAGGACTGGGATAAAATCCCCAGTACATCAGGATCAACGTCATCTGTTTCTCTTAGAAGCCCCAGT CATATAAATGGTGTGGAACAGAGTGCGGAGGCAGAGGAAGACGTGTGTGGCAATCATGATAATCAAGAAAGAGGATTCTCTCCAGAACATAAATTAATCTCTGTCATTCTGAGACCTCATGAAGGAGTGGCCTCTGATTACCCATACTGCATTACTCCAAGGCAGACA ATTGTTCCAGCTGGGGGTTACAGTAGCATACATGTATCTTTTACTCCTCTCATGCTGTCTGGGGTTACCAAGAAGGTAGAATGCAGCGGATATGCCCTGGGATTTCTCAGCTTGGATGACAAG GCGGCTATACTGGTACCTGGGAAAGTAAAACGGCAACATGGGTATGGGGTGGAACCAATCAAAATGGAGCTTCAGGCATTTGTGAAGCCAGCATT GCTCACTGTAGAAGtggaagatgatgatgaagaaggGCTGGTGTTTTATTCTGTGGCAAGTGACCTCATCCCAGACAGGAAAACCTCTTCT ATATTAACTGACATTGAAACAAATCGGAATCTGAAATTGATTAACTGCACAGAGACTCCTCTGTACTTCCGTCTACTTTTGTCCAAACCTTTCGCTGTTTCCACCACTGATCCAAACAAATATGTTCGTACATCCCAAAGCGACCGCGAGGAGCGGGGAGGTCAGATGGTGCTTCACCCACAACAAAATACACtg GTGAAAGTGTCCTTCTGCACCACACTGGAACTGCTGACCTACCAACATCTTCCAGAGGATCAGATGCTGCCAGGAGTAAAGCTGCTGCAGTCAGAGAATGGGGAAAGGAGGCTGCACTTTTCCCAGCAGTTACTGATTGAGTATAGTAATAAG